A single region of the Ziziphus jujuba cultivar Dongzao chromosome 10, ASM3175591v1 genome encodes:
- the LOC107412333 gene encoding inositol phosphorylceramide glucuronosyltransferase 1, which produces MMRMKSWFVLLVTISLLWIQTTGAKGSSSQPSKEAYVTLLYGDEFLLGVRVLGKSIRDTGSKKDMVALISDGVSDYAKKLLEADGWIVEKITLLANPNKVRPKRFWGVYTKLKIFNMTNYTKVVYLDADTIVVQSIEDLFKCGKFCANLKHSERLNSGVMVVEPSRTVFNDMMSKVKTLSSYTGGDQGFLNSYFPKFANAHVFEPNLPPEELKSRPVPEMERLSTLYNADVGLYMLANKWMVDERELRVIHYTLGPLKPWDWWTSWLLKPVDVWQNVREQLQESLPGTGGGRNPNDELLVKFLFLLPFCALIICYYRSCLQARYGSLFDHIRHLCYKIRSTGAINYTAVSPPSTNLNHQPKLPAYLGGVSVIICFVAAAVALLLSLSIVPRQVMPWTGLLLMYEWTFTIFFLLFGGYLHLIYQWGKTKAGHGGSVSPHSEFFGYVSGKGRQALSCDLATWYYGLGMAFLAVATPSLPCLFGITALFMRLGLMVVGGLILASFMTYASEHLAIRSFLRGVEDRDNYAK; this is translated from the exons ATGATGAGAATGAAGTCATGGTTCGTGCTGCTGGTAACAATTTCGTTACTTTGGATTCAAACAACCGGCGCGAAAGGATCTTCGAGCCAGCCTTCGAAGGAGGCTTACGTCACGCTCCTGTACGGAGATGAATTCCTCTTGGGCGTTCGAGTCCTCGGGAAATCGATACGTGATACTGGATCCAAGAAGGACATGGTGGCTTTGATCTCTGATGGTGTCTCTGATTATGCCAAGAAGCTTCTCGAG GCTGATGGATGGATTGTGGAGAAGATTACTTTATTGGCAAATCCGAATAAAGTACGGCCCAAGAGATTTTGGGGTGTctatacaaaattgaaaatttttaacatgACTAACTACACGAAAG TTGTATATCTTGATGCGGATACTATTGTAGTCCAAAGTATCGAGGATCTTTTCAAATGTGGAAAATTCTGTGCTAACTTGAAGCATTCTGAGAGGCTAAACTCTGGAGTCATGGTAGTGGAACCGTCTCGAACTGTTTTCAATGACATGATGAGTAAAGTGAAAACTTTGTCATCTTACACTGGAG GAGATCAGGGTTTTCTGAATTCATATTTCCCTAAATTTGCCAACGCACATGTTTTTGAACCAAATTTGCCTCCAGAGGAGTTGAAGTCCAGACCTGTTCCTGAAATGGAGCGGCTTTCCACTCTATATAATGCAGATGTTGGTCTCTATATGCTTGCAAACAAG TGGATGGTAGATGAACGGGAACTCCGTGTTATTCACTATACACTTGGTCCTCTAAAACCGTGGGACTGGTGGACATCTTGGCTTTTGAAACCTGTTGATGTCTGGCAG AATGTTAGGGAACAACTTCAGGAATCCCTTCCTGGAACTGGGGGAGGAAGAAATCCTAATGATGAGCTCCTTGTCAAATTTCTCTTTCTACTACCATTTTGTGCCCTTATCATTTGTTACTATCGGTCATGTCTTCAG GCACGGTATGGTTCATTATTTGACCATATTAGACACCTTTGTTACAAAATTAGGTCTACTGGTGCAATAAATTATACTGCTGTTTCTCCACCATCCACTAATTTAAACCATCAG CCTAAGCTGCCTGCTTATTTAGGTGGAGTTTCTGTAATCATCTGTTTTGTGGCTGCTGCTGTGGCCCTTTTGCTTTCTCTTTCAATCGTGCCACGTCAAGTGATGCCATGGACTGGTTTGCTCTTGATGTATGAGTGGACATTCACAATCTTCTTTCTATTATTTGGAGGTTATCTACATTTAATATATCAATGGGGGAAGACAAAAGCTGGGCATGGAGGTTCTGTTTCCCCTCATTCTGAATTTTTTGGTTATGTTTCTGGAAAAG GTCGTCAAGCTTTATCTTGTGATCTTGCTACATGGTATTATGGGCTAGGGATGGCATTTTTGGCTGTTGCTACCCCATCTTTGCCTTGTTTGTTTGGGATTACTGCTCTATTTATGAG GTTAGGTTTGATGGTTGTGGGAGGCCTAATTTTGGCATCGTTCATGACATATGCTTCAGAGCATCTTGCTATCAGATCATTCTTGAGAGGTGTTGAAGATCGAGACAACTATGCGAAGTAG
- the LOC107412307 gene encoding bifunctional TH2 protein, mitochondrial — MRLLFPPNPIKTSPTTFFNLQFPSRALSLLRSFSVRRLPPESSMAIPPSKSAKPSVDIEVGLARRFWIKFNRESVFAMYSPFCVCLASGNLNIKTFRHYIAQDFHFLKAFAQAYELAEGCADDDDAKITITKLRRDVLSELKMHDSVVQDWGLDLAKECSINSATVKYTNFLLATASGKVEGVKAPGKLATPFEKTKVAAYTLGAMTPCMRLYSFLGKEFKALLDPNDVCHPYRKWIDNYSSESFEESAMQTEELLDKLSVSLTGEELDIIEKLYHQAMKLELDFFLAQPLIQPTVIPLIKEHNPAEDQLMIFSDFDLTCTTVDSSAILAEIAIVTAPKSDQSQPENQIARMSSADLRNTWDLLSSQYTEEYEQCIESILPAEQVEFNYENLHKALEKLSEFEKRANDRVIESGVLKGLNLEDIKKAGEHLILHTGCASFFQNVVKNENLNTNVHILSYCWCGDLIRSAFSSGGLKELNVHANEFTFRESISTGEIVKKVESPIDKVKAFSDILTNSRNKKKNLTVYIGDSVGDLLCLLGADIGIVIGSSSSLRRVGKRFGVLFVPLFPGLVKKQKEYTEGSSSIWKGLTGTLYTVSSWAEVHAFILGS; from the exons ATGCGCCTACTCTTCCCCCCAAACCCAATCAAAACCTCTCCAACAACTTTCTTCAACCTCCAATTTCCGTCTCgcgctctctctctcctccgaTCCTTCTCGGTTCGGAGATTGCCGCCGGAGTCGTCAATGGCGATACCTCCTTCAAAGTCCGCCAAGCCCTCCGTCGACATCGAGGTCGGACTCGCCCGCCGCTTTTGGATCAAGTTCAATAGGGAATCGGTTTTCGCTATGTACTCCCCTTTTTGCGTCTGTTTGGCCTCCGGCAACCTTAACATTAAAACTTTCCGCCATTACATCGCCCAGGATTTTCATTTTCTCAAGGCCTTCGCTCAAGC GTATGAATTGGCAGAAGGTTGtgcagatgatgatgatgctaaaattacaattacaaaGTTGAGGCGTGATGTTTTATCGGAGTTGAAAATGCACGATTCTGTTGTGCAG GATTGGGGTTTAGATCTTGCTAAAGAGTGCTCTATTAACTCTGCAACAGTGAAGTATACCAATTTCTTATTGGCAACAGCTTCTGGGAAAGTTGAAGGAGTAAAAGCTCCTGGTAAGCTTGCAACTCCTTTTGAGAAAACCAAAGTTGCTGCTTACACCCTTGGTGCCATGACTCCATGCATGAGGCTGTATTCCTTTCTGGGTAAGGAGTTTAAGGCACTTCTAGATCCCAATGATGTCTGTCACCCGTACAGAAAGTGGATTGATAATTATTCATCTGAAAGTTTTGAG GAATCAGCCATGCAAACTGAAGAGTTGCTCGATAAACTAAGTGTCTCTTTGACAGGCGAAGAGCTTGACATCATTGAAAAGCTTTATCACCAAGCCATGAAACTTGAATTAGATTTCTTCCTTGCTCAGCCACTTATTCAACCAACTGTAATTCCTCTGATCAAAGAGCATAATCCTGCAGAAGATCAGCTTATGATATTTTCTGATTTTGATTTGACTTGCACTACTGTTGACTCATCTGCCATATTGGCTGAAATTGCAATAGTGACGGCACCAAAATCTGATCAGAGTCAACCTGAAAATCAGATTGCTCGGATGTCATCAGCTGACCTGAGGAATACATGGGACCTCCTTTCCAGCCAGTATACGGAAGAGTATGAACAATGCATAGAAAGCATTTTGCCAGCTGAACAAG TGGAGTTCAACTATGAGAATCTGCATAAAGCACTAGAGAAACTTTCGGAGTTTGAGAAAAGGGCCAATGATAGAGTTATAGAGTCTGGGGTGCTCAAAGGTCTAAATCTTGAAGATATAAAAAAAGCTGGTGAACATCTCATTCTTCACACTGGTTGTGCCAGTTTCTTTCAGAATGTTGTCAAGAATGAAAATTTGAATACAAATGTCCATATTCTTTCATACTGTTGGTGCGGTGATCTCATCAGATCAGCTTTTTCATCAG GGGGTTTGAAAGAGCTGAATGTACATGCAAATGAGTTCACTTTCAGAGAATCCATTTCCACAGGTGAAATTGTTAAGAAAGTGGAGTCTCCCATTGACAAGGTTAAAGCTTTCAGTGATATTTTAACGAATTccagaaacaagaaaaagaacttGACTGTTTACATTGGAGACTCAGTGGGTGATTTGCTTTGTCTGCTTGGGGCAGATATAGGAATTGTAATTGGGTCGAGTTCGAGCCTTAGGAGAGTTGGGAAACGGTTTGGTGTGTTGTTTGTTCCACTGTTCCCTGGATTAGTTAAGAAACAGAAAGAATACACTGAAGGAAGCTCTTCCATTTGGAAAGGATTAACTGGTACTCTTTACACAGTGTCTAGTTGGGCTGAAGTACATGCTTTCATTTTGGGGAGCTAG
- the LOC107412283 gene encoding protein CANDIDATE G-PROTEIN COUPLED RECEPTOR 7, with protein sequence MESFNTIHRPISHILYALFIIFSTTIPISLCEIKNTRIVDDSRALILFEKFGFYKNGHVSISLEDVSWKLSNQERNKKSHLKPSSMGFFLVRHPAYTQILIESETNRNFCVLSSQYIKPIFNFEKLSDNKSYDNGVSTTIEESDEYSLVFGNCQPEFQVSMHVHTEMYNDLPNGGKDFLPAGQTNLPQLYFLFFLLYVLFLGIWILICMKQRNTVDKIHVVMAVLLLVKALKMVCAAEDKWYVRNTGTPHGWDIAFYIFGFFKGIMLFTVIVLIGTGWSFLKHYLQEREKKVLMVVIPLQVLENIASAIVGETGPATKDWMTWNETFLLIDIVCCCAVFFPIVWSIRNLKEASETDGKAARNLEKLTLFKQFYIVVVVYLYFTRVVVLSIGAIISYRYEWVLQAASESASLAFYVFIFYNFQPAERNPYLKIDEDHDHHDENSAGQILEEDDDPFEL encoded by the coding sequence atggaaAGTTTCAATACGATCCACCGTCCTATATCCCACATATTATATGCCTTGTTCATAATTTTCTCAACTACTATTCCAATCTCTCTATGCGAGATCAAGAACACAAGAATCGTCGACGATTCCCGGGCTTTGATCTTGTTCGAAAAATTCGGATTTTACAAGAATGGTCACGTATCGATTTCACTCGAAGATGTTTCATGGAAGCTATCTAACcaagagagaaataaaaaatcacaCCTCAAACCTTCTTCCATGGGATTCTTCCTTGTTCGACACCCGGCATACACACAAATCCTCATAGAATCCGAGACCAACAGAAACTTCTGCGTTTTATCAAGCCAATACATAAAACCCATATTCAATTTCGAAAAGCTCTCAGACAACAAAAGCTACGACAATGGCGTCTCAACCACCATCGAAGAATCAGACGAATACAGTTTGGTTTTCGGGAATTGCCAGCCAGAGTTCCAAGTATCAATGCACGTTCATACAGAAATGTACAACGATTTACCAAACGGTGGAAAAGATTTCCTTCCCGCGGGTCAAACCAACTTGCCCCAACtctatttccttttcttcctcctCTACGTCTTGTTCCTCGGGATTTGGATCTTAATCTGCATGAAACAAAGAAACACTGTGGATAAGATCCATGTGGTTATGGCCGTTTTGCTTCTCGTCAAGGCATTGAAAATGGTATGTGCAGCAGAGGACAAATGGTACGTGAGGAATACCGGAACGCCGCATGGTTGGGATATTGCTTTTTACATCTTCGGATTCTTCAAAGGGATTATGCTTTTCACCGTCATCGTTCTCATAGGGACTGGATGGTCATTCTTGAAACACTACCTTCAAGAAAGGGAAAAGAAGGTTTTAATGGTAGTGATTCCTTTGCAGGTTTTGGAAAACATTGCTTCTGCTATTGTTGGAGAGACTGGTCCTGCAACCAAGGACTGGATGACGTGGAATGAGACGTTCTTGTTAATTGATATTGTCTGTTGCTGCGCTGTGTTTTTTCCGATTGTTTGGTCGATCAGAAACCTGAAAGAAGCGTCGGAGACCGATGGGAAAGCTGCTAGGAACCTTGAAAAGCTAACGCTTTTCAAGCAGTTCTATATTGTTGTCGTGGTGTACTTGTACTTTACTAGGGTTGTGGTTTTGTCTATAGGAGCTATTATTAGTTATAGGTATGAATGGGTTTTGCAAGCTGCTTCGGAATCAGCGAGTTTGGCTTTCTATGTGTTTATCTTCTATAATTTTCAACCGGCTGAGAGGAATCCATACTTAAAGATTGATGAAGATCATGATCATCATGATGAAAATTCTGCGGGCCAGATTCTAGAAGAAGACGATGACCCATTTGAGTTGTAG